Below is a window of Naumovozyma castellii chromosome 9, complete genome DNA.
taaaaaagtATTACAATTAATCTATAATtagtatatatatttacGTGTACAATAAAGTTTGATATATTTCACACAAAAATCTAACCTACCACGTTTCCTGTAAGTATCTGTCCTCCCTTTCcatttgtttcaaatattttcttgccTCATCATCACTAGAGAAATCCCCCCATTTCTTTAACATTTCTATAAATGTCAATCTGACTTGCACGGGCATCTTACCAGAGGCACCACATAGACACATAATGGCATTTTCTTTAACAATTAAATTCGTCATCTCCGGTCCTAACTTCCATAGCACGTCTTGAACATATTTAGTATCAGGGGAGTTTTCACGGTCTCTTGAAAAGACAGGATGTAACTTAATTctcttctccttctcccattcttctaataaattctgatacaaataatctttatctttaaatctacaaccaaagaagaaattaatatcttcagATAATTTAGCCTTGACGATAGACATCAATGGAGCAATACCAACACCAGGACTCACTAAAATCATTGGTCTACCGTGGTAGTTATCTCTCACCAGATTATTATGCTGGATCTTATAACGAAGATGATCAccttctttcaaatgagCAATATAATCCGTACAAACACCCTTTCTAATCTTTCTTAAAATGGTCCTATACTTAACAATGGCGATGGTCAATTCAATGTTAGGATCATTGGGGCCACTAGATATAGAATAATATCGAGGTTTAATCAATGGAAGATAATCCAACATGTATTTCCATGGCAATCTAACTGAAAGGAAATCGTCCATTACTTCCAAGATGGATCTTCTTGGTCTATTACAATAATCATATAATTCTTGCATGTCTTGATCGTACGcaaattcttttaatttttctctttgatcATCTAGTTGCTCTTGACCACGTTCCATTCTAGTCACATCTGTAGCGAACGCCCATGTCTTCATGAAGAAACTTGTTCTAGGGATACTCATTATATCACAATGATACTTCAAAAGATTCCTAATGGTTAAAGGTTGAACAATACCACCGTCCTTCAAATGGTTTGGTACACCATTGGTAAATCTCAAAGGTTTATCTGCCACTTCAAGCCAATGGGATTGGACCTCGAGGAACTGTTGAACAGCTACATCAGTATTGCATGAGTAAATAGCTGCTGTATCACCAGGAGAATATCTATCCTCGATCCCGTTATCATTAGAAAAGACAAATTGTCTGACGTCTTGGAAATGCTCTTCATCTGTGattctcttgttctttattatcttcCCTGATTCCATAGAAGTGTCACCTTTAAAGGAGATTTCCACTTCGGTTTCATCCCCACCATCAGCTAGAGTCAAATAAGAACTTGGTTCGATATATATTTCAggatcaatttcatcacGATCCACTACATCAccatttttcaactttCTCCTTGGGAATTTCTCCTTCAAGAAATccaatattcttttctcaTATTCGAAGTAGACACTCTCGACACCAGCACCAGTACCCTTGTTACTCCCAGCCATACTTTGTTCATCAGCTTCCAATCTATCAAAAATCTCTCTAGCGCCCAATTGGACTACCATTCTTTGATGTAACTTCCTTACTGCATAGTTAAACTTTGGATATGAAGAATCACCCAATCCAAACAACGCCACTTGACAATGACTCAAGAAATCACTAGGTAAatgcttcttctttaagAATTGCCATAGTGAACTCTTGTCACCTAAAGCGTTCCTGGGTAATTCACCCTGTCCCGTTGTTGAACATAGAATGAAAAGATACTTGCATTTTAATATGTCAGCAGTATGATACTCAGCAATTGGGGAGATGGTGTGTGCAAAATGTAGTCTTTGCAATTTATGGGATAAGATTGTTGCGAAATCTTGAGCGTTACCGGTCTCGGATCCGTATAGGATAGCAATCTTCTTAGAGGACATTGTTTGCACCAAATTGTTCACCTTAGTTGGGATGGATGGGAGGAGCGGAAGATAGGCTGTGTATGTAATAGTTTATATAGTttgatgagatgagatgaatTAGTTTTTCAAAGTGCTTAgtaatgaaatttgaaatttgagTACCACAGTTTTGTATTATTGACAATTTTGAAACCTATGAAAGATTGGTGACAAAAAATAACCTGTTTTATCTGTTTGATTAAAGGGTAACGTGGTTGCTTATATTATGAATGACTTTTTAACGAAGGAAAATGTATGAACTGATTACTTTGTTGTCCCATAAACTACCTTGGCGGCTAAACTCAATTTAGATTTCCtgaaaacaaaacaaaaacttGTCTAAAGAGTAACTACAATCTAAATGGATTTTGAGCAAAAATAGTTGTTGCAGGAAAGTGCAAATAGCTTTACTTTTTAACAAAATTCATTTACATTTTTCTTAAAGTCTactcattttcaaaaaataaaactatAAGAACAAAACTTTTTATAGAATGTCGGAATAAAGTAccaacaaacaaataacgttaaatttaattacaAATGGTTCAATGGCAATAAAGTCgtttttaaattatattgataaaattataGTAATTTAACTAAGTAATTTTATGAAGATAAATCGTTCCTTTTAGCGCATTTAATAGAAGTCGTCTCCAACattcatttaaataattttggcTTCATTCTTTGGTGGTCTCACACCAAAAATATCAGTCCCAATTCTAACTTCTGAAGTACCTTGTCTAATGGCCTGCTTATAATCTGCTGACATCCCCATGGacatcttcaaatcagTTCCAAACTCTTTGTCAATCAATTGTTTCCACTCACCTAACTTTGTAAAATCATCGTTATCTATACTTTGATCCTCATGAGAAACTTCCCATGAACCAATGGTCATCAGTCCATTCAAACGAATATGTTTAGCGACATCTTTatcttggaaaaatttgacCAACTCAAAAATTTCCTCCTTATTGAACAATCCTGATTTTTGTTCCTCATTAGATGtattgatttgaatatcACAAAGTATAGCATCTGCATCAGGCTGGAATTTACCCCTTGCctcattcaatttctttgcCTTTTTTAAGGAATCCACTGTTTCGACGCAATATAAATTGGGGATCTTAGCCAAGTCCTTGCATTTATTAGTCTGTAGCCCACCAATAAAGTGCCATTTAATGTCCTGAGGTAGGATTTCAGCCTTTTCAATTAACTCCTGCACATAATTTTCACCAAACTCTCTTACTCCATGGTCATACAGAATCTTAATGTCACCAGCTGGCTTCAATTTCGATACAGCTAATAGCTGGACATGATGTTGAGCTTCTTCAGAGCtaatcttttctttgatatGGGTATACTGAGAAATCAGTTCCACTTTCCTTGTCTCATCGTACGTGATTGTAATTGGGGCACTCATTTTTGATTTATATGTTCTTATTACTTCCTTTCGTGCTTGAACAGATAACAATCTTCCATTAATACGAAACAAATTAAACATATAATATGAACAATGGATTAAACAATTTTCAGTTATGTTTCTATTAAACTGGAATTTACTATTTATTTTGCGCTGAATTAAGGACTTGGATTACCCGCTTGAGCTATTTCGAGAAAACGGAAATGAAACAATAACATgttcattaatatatttcattcatACTTCGATCCACACTTTCGAATAGTCACAAGACCTCTCTTTGAATATACTGTCATATACCATTTAAGAATCAATAGCTCCAACACCTCgctttattctttttactATTCTCTTTGAAGACAAAGGGAACCAACGAATTATAAACCTAAGAAACACACCGAGGCAACCAGCATTTTTTTACCCTTTTTTTTGCTCGAAGAATAAGAAACATACCATGTCTCTTCAACAATTGGACCCCAACTGTGTGGTTTCATTCGAGTActcaaagaagaatgagGACCTCTTGGTTTCTGCATTGCATAAGAACGGGTTGCCAAATTTAGTTAGACCAGGCGAAACTTCTGATATTGGCTATGCCTTTGTACGTTTCGAGAAAAGTGACGACGGAAACACTGGCGCTCACAACAAGCATTATCAAAGAACTAGTCAAACCATTTCCAACTTCCATAACCTTATAACTGATTGTAATTTCATTAAGGAAGTAACTCCATTTTATGATGTAGAAACTtccaaaaaattaaatgaattgtCTGCACAATTGATCTTTAAGGATTTCTTTCATTTACCTAAGGATTATGAGCTGTTggattttaataatttgacTAATAATCCAAGACAATCTTTATATTTTGcatttttcaagaattatATGAATTGGCTAGGCATACTATCAATTGTTGGCGCCACATTCAGATTCTTCACATATTCCCAGAAATTTCCTTGGGAATTCAACTCATATTACTGTTTTTTCTTAGTCAGTTGGTCCATGTTATTTGTTGCTCAATGGATTtataagaaacaaaaatacTACAATGCGAAATTCAATACATTCCTATACGTTTCCACCAACTCACACGATTTGACTTCCAAGACAGTTGATACTCCTGTAAGTGTTATGTTGAAGAAATGTTGCTTTATTCCAATTATATTGCTATTTGTGACTGTCTTATTGCTATTGCAATTCGGATTTTTCctcattgaaatatttattactCAATTATATTCTGGTCCATTCGTCTCCATCCTATCTTTATTACCCACCGTATTAAATATGGTCTGTGTTCCACTTTTAATGAAAGTGTACAATACCTTTTTCGTTAACAAATTTGTTAGTTGGGAAAATGGGCCCAACGAAGAGACTTCCAAATTGGAGaagaatttcattttcactttcttaattaattatgtcccattattaataactcttttcatttatttgcCATTTGGTTATCAATTATTCCCTAATTGGAATCAATTCTCTGCTGTTCGTGCATTCAAAGTGAATGCCAGCCGTCATCAAAgtcaatttttttactttATTGTGACtaatcaattgattatCTTTGCCATGGATAACATTTTACCCACTGTCTTAAGTTTAGTCAAGGGTAAATTAGCCAAGAATACTAAAGACAACAAGACGATAACTATGATGAGAGACACATTTAAACGTGATGTACCTCAATGGGAAAAATTACTTAAGGGTCCATTAAGCGGACGTCAAGAATTCGATTTGAATG
It encodes the following:
- the NCAS0I01290 gene encoding pyridoxal phosphate homeostasis protein (ancestral locus Anc_3.324), which gives rise to MFNLFRINGRLLSVQARKEVIRTYKSKMSAPITITYDETRKVELISQYTHIKEKISSEEAQHHVQLLAVSKLKPAGDIKILYDHGVREFGENYVQELIEKAEILPQDIKWHFIGGLQTNKCKDLAKIPNLYCVETVDSLKKAKKLNEARGKFQPDADAILCDIQINTSNEEQKSGLFNKEEIFELVKFFQDKDVAKHIRLNGLMTIGSWEVSHEDQSIDNDDFTKLGEWKQLIDKEFGTDLKMSMGMSADYKQAIRQGTSEVRIGTDIFGVRPPKNEAKII
- the IST2 gene encoding Ist2p (ancestral locus Anc_3.323); its protein translation is MSLQQLDPNCVVSFEYSKKNEDLLVSALHKNGLPNLVRPGETSDIGYAFVRFEKSDDGNTGAHNKHYQRTSQTISNFHNLITDCNFIKEVTPFYDVETSKKLNELSAQLIFKDFFHLPKDYELLDFNNLTNNPRQSLYFAFFKNYMNWLGILSIVGATFRFFTYSQKFPWEFNSYYCFFLVSWSMLFVAQWIYKKQKYYNAKFNTFLYVSTNSHDLTSKTVDTPVSVMLKKCCFIPIILLFVTVLLLLQFGFFLIEIFITQLYSGPFVSILSLLPTVLNMVCVPLLMKVYNTFFVNKFVSWENGPNEETSKLEKNFIFTFLINYVPLLITLFIYLPFGYQLFPNWNQFSAVRAFKVNASRHQSQFFYFIVTNQLIIFAMDNILPTVLSLVKGKLAKNTKDNKTITMMRDTFKRDVPQWEKLLKGPLSGRQEFDLNANYQKIILQFGFISMFSVVWPLAPLFCYLINTITFKADLWKVLNIYKPSNIALNLFSPHTHHHMHANLKNFFWNKILIIMIGISGTIAMTLTFMYRSCYLPGVGVVTTVSSTWYLNSPLSHHWTTILLVSMVFEHVVLLSFHLVRKIIIASEESTNGCFVPTRVETLSSSDITPITTTKSTELLGDEEKTTNIPTAEKKNNTELVSKSQDKDSKPHATTTTTTTNNLSVVAPGTTGKLRDLSKSSIITGITMEADENSVAGATLPQIIPTSKNYHLRFDEEGNPLTCESHTNIPITEVPTSTTPLPKISITDSKTQEPSAKETKSMPCLTVEQPPPQPPQPSSKNVTPSVKSVKTAKTEHSHRASSSIVSSSHLRHHTTSTTTSKTRPRSTIARDTPKERSASAEGSSKSMSAVTGGKVEKREKKGLFHKLKKKL
- the TAH18 gene encoding NAPDH-dependent diflavin reductase (ancestral locus Anc_3.329), whose protein sequence is MSSKKIAILYGSETGNAQDFATILSHKLQRLHFAHTISPIAEYHTADILKCKYLFILCSTTGQGELPRNALGDKSSLWQFLKKKHLPSDFLSHCQVALFGLGDSSYPKFNYAVRKLHQRMVVQLGAREIFDRLEADEQSMAGSNKGTGAGVESVYFEYEKRILDFLKEKFPRRKLKNGDVVDRDEIDPEIYIEPSSYLTLADGGDETEVEISFKGDTSMESGKIIKNKRITDEEHFQDVRQFVFSNDNGIEDRYSPGDTAAIYSCNTDVAVQQFLEVQSHWLEVADKPLRFTNGVPNHLKDGGIVQPLTIRNLLKYHCDIMSIPRTSFFMKTWAFATDVTRMERGQEQLDDQREKLKEFAYDQDMQELYDYCNRPRRSILEVMDDFLSVRLPWKYMLDYLPLIKPRYYSISSGPNDPNIELTIAIVKYRTILRKIRKGVCTDYIAHLKEGDHLRYKIQHNNLVRDNYHGRPMILVSPGVGIAPLMSIVKAKLSEDINFFFGCRFKDKDYLYQNLLEEWEKEKRIKLHPVFSRDRENSPDTKYVQDVLWKLGPEMTNLIVKENAIMCLCGASGKMPVQVRLTFIEMLKKWGDFSSDDEARKYLKQMEREDRYLQETW